The following coding sequences are from one Haploplasma axanthum window:
- a CDS encoding ABC transporter substrate-binding protein produces the protein MKGLKKVFGLLLIAVTAVVLVACKDDKSDGSTFKQEGERLVIYVWNDEFQGRFRNFYPGFVKTNSDGTDLLDDGTIVEWVINPNDDNNYQQKLDLALKAQESAAADKKIDIFLIEADYAMKYANETYALDVKNDLGIRDSAIANQYQYTKDIVTDSKGVLRGLSWQATPGLFAYRQDIAEELWGAGVTPETVQGKIDTWAKFNAVAAEMKEHTNTKFPTGVRMLAGNDDSYRVFSNNVSSPWVNDKDEIIVDPQIIEWIKQAKTFAEKGYNHQGESFGLWKSDWQAQQGPTGDTFGFFYSTWGINFTLLGNSLADAKGEKELGNGLYGQYRVVQGPASYYWGGTWIVGAKGTDNPTLVRDVMLKLTANQNIMEDITLETEDYTNNSVAMEKIAADPNYGSSFLGGQNHIKLFTENAKKINMENISAYDQGLNEEMQNAFRDFFGNSSRWNQQGWEQTWNTFKEKVSTKYPELKLVTIPAYPF, from the coding sequence ATGAAAGGACTAAAAAAAGTATTTGGTTTATTGTTAATTGCTGTAACGGCAGTTGTACTTGTTGCGTGTAAAGATGATAAGTCAGATGGAAGTACATTTAAGCAAGAAGGGGAAAGATTAGTTATTTATGTTTGGAATGATGAATTCCAAGGCAGATTTAGAAATTTCTATCCAGGATTTGTTAAAACAAATAGTGATGGTACAGATCTTTTGGATGATGGAACTATTGTTGAATGGGTAATTAATCCAAATGATGATAATAATTATCAGCAAAAACTAGACTTAGCACTTAAAGCACAAGAAAGTGCAGCAGCTGATAAGAAAATTGATATATTCTTAATTGAAGCAGATTATGCGATGAAATATGCAAATGAAACATATGCTTTAGATGTTAAAAATGATTTGGGAATTAGAGATTCAGCAATTGCAAATCAATATCAATATACTAAAGATATCGTTACTGATTCTAAAGGAGTATTAAGAGGCTTATCATGGCAAGCAACTCCAGGTTTATTTGCTTATAGACAAGATATCGCTGAAGAATTATGGGGTGCAGGAGTAACACCAGAAACTGTTCAAGGTAAAATTGATACTTGGGCTAAGTTCAATGCAGTTGCTGCAGAAATGAAAGAACACACAAATACTAAATTCCCTACAGGCGTTAGAATGCTTGCAGGAAATGATGATTCATACCGTGTATTCTCAAATAATGTTAGCTCACCATGGGTTAATGATAAAGATGAGATTATAGTTGATCCACAAATTATTGAATGGATTAAACAAGCAAAAACTTTCGCTGAAAAAGGATATAACCATCAAGGTGAATCATTTGGTTTATGGAAATCAGATTGGCAAGCTCAACAAGGTCCAACTGGAGATACATTTGGATTCTTCTATTCAACATGGGGAATTAACTTTACATTACTTGGAAATTCATTAGCAGATGCAAAAGGTGAAAAAGAATTAGGTAATGGATTATATGGACAATACCGTGTTGTTCAAGGGCCAGCAAGCTATTATTGGGGTGGTACTTGGATTGTTGGAGCTAAAGGAACTGATAATCCTACTCTTGTAAGAGACGTAATGTTAAAACTTACAGCAAATCAAAATATTATGGAAGATATTACATTAGAAACAGAAGATTATACAAACAACAGTGTAGCAATGGAAAAAATTGCTGCTGATCCAAACTATGGTTCAAGTTTCTTAGGTGGACAAAATCATATTAAATTATTTACTGAAAATGCTAAAAAGATTAATATGGAAAACATTTCTGCATATGATCAAGGATTAAACGAAGAAATGCAAAATGCATTTAGAGATTTCTTTGGTAATAGTAGCAGATGGAATCAACAAGGATGGGAACAAACATGGAATACATTTAAAGAAAAGGTATCAACAAAATACCCAGAATTAAAACTAGTTACTATTCCTGCATATCCATTCTAA
- a CDS encoding LacI family DNA-binding transcriptional regulator: MIRIKDIAKACGVSVSTVSKALNRSHEISGDTTRKIVEKANKMGYIANSSARSLKTKRSQNLGLIFVDNSDSGLGHEYFSIILNGIKMEAERQGYDLTFISNKIGSSKNSYLNHARYRGCDGVIIVSADFQDPKIMALVNSDMPTVTIDYQFHNKTAIMSDNKKGLEEIVKHVYEMGHRRIAFIHGEDTDVTRQRLASFYKACEELDINVPIEYIRSAEYHIPKYSGIATRELLEMENRPTCIIYPDDYSYMGGLTEIEKHGFKIPEDISVVGYDGIYLSRILRPKLTTYVQDSVQIGLMAANKLIEMIMHPKTYLSEQITINGYLQKGQTVKRI; encoded by the coding sequence GTGATTAGAATAAAAGATATTGCAAAAGCTTGTGGTGTATCGGTTTCAACAGTCAGTAAAGCCCTAAATAGATCTCATGAAATAAGTGGCGATACGACAAGAAAAATAGTTGAAAAAGCAAATAAGATGGGTTATATTGCTAATTCAAGTGCTAGAAGCTTAAAAACAAAAAGATCGCAGAACTTAGGGTTAATATTTGTTGATAATTCTGATAGTGGATTAGGACATGAGTATTTTAGTATTATACTTAATGGAATTAAGATGGAAGCTGAGAGGCAAGGATATGATTTAACATTTATTAGTAACAAGATTGGTTCATCAAAAAATTCGTATTTAAATCATGCGAGATATCGTGGATGTGATGGGGTAATAATAGTATCAGCAGATTTTCAAGATCCTAAGATTATGGCACTTGTCAATTCTGATATGCCAACTGTAACAATTGATTACCAGTTTCATAATAAAACTGCAATTATGTCAGATAATAAAAAAGGTTTGGAAGAAATTGTTAAACATGTATATGAAATGGGACATAGAAGAATTGCATTTATACATGGTGAGGATACAGATGTTACAAGACAGCGTTTAGCAAGTTTTTATAAAGCTTGTGAAGAATTAGACATTAATGTACCAATAGAGTATATAAGAAGTGCTGAATATCATATTCCAAAATATAGTGGTATTGCAACAAGAGAATTATTAGAAATGGAAAATCGGCCTACATGTATTATCTATCCAGATGACTATTCGTACATGGGCGGGTTAACTGAAATTGAAAAACATGGTTTTAAGATACCAGAGGATATTAGTGTTGTTGGTTATGATGGTATATATCTATCAAGAATTCTTAGACCCAAATTAACAACGTATGTACAAGATAGTGTGCAAATTGGGTTAATGGCAGCTAATAAATTAATTGAAATGATAATGCATCCCAAAACATACCTGTCTGAACAAATAACAATTAATGGTTATTTACAAAAGGGCCAAACGGTCAAGCGAATATAG
- a CDS encoding glycoside hydrolase family 43 protein, translated as MIYKNPIIKGFYADPSVCEANGKYYLVTSTMQYFPGVPVFESEDLVNWKQIGNCLTRDSQVELENIESSSGVFAPTIRFHNDRFYMTTTNNKTRKHSIVYTDDIYGEWSEPIFIDQDGIDPSLYFEDNKVYFMSNGIDDFGISGVIQSEIDIETGKKLTKSKCVWQGSGGRYLEAPHLYKISDWYYLLAAEGGTEFGHMVTYARAKSPYGPFEDYPKNPVLTNRNLGGFEIQGVGHGDLIQDKHGDWFLIHLGFRQIGQWDPFHHLGRETFMTPVKFDSNGWFTAGNNGTTEEEYEIKGSFIQKNRKAFSFENTNPNLEWIHLREKNKDFYQLDNEKYILRGNNKTLNDLNSSPTFIGIRQKDFNALITCNLTIDHGEAGITLYMDEKHHYDLLLKKEKGVFSVQLKANIGPINHLVKKSDIKSNNVKLLIEATNNDYKFYYDKICEETFLGSLDTRYLSSEVATGFTGVIIGLFAHSTDKSNEAIFRNFKCTYK; from the coding sequence ATGATTTATAAAAATCCAATAATTAAAGGTTTCTATGCTGATCCAAGTGTGTGTGAAGCAAATGGAAAATATTATCTTGTAACTAGTACAATGCAATATTTCCCAGGTGTTCCAGTCTTTGAAAGTGAAGATTTAGTTAATTGGAAACAAATTGGTAATTGTTTAACGAGAGATTCACAAGTAGAACTTGAAAATATTGAAAGCTCTAGTGGAGTTTTTGCTCCAACTATCAGGTTTCATAATGATAGATTTTATATGACAACGACAAATAATAAAACAAGAAAGCATTCAATTGTCTATACTGATGATATTTACGGTGAGTGGTCAGAACCAATATTTATTGATCAAGATGGTATTGATCCGTCATTATATTTTGAAGATAACAAAGTTTATTTTATGAGTAATGGAATTGATGACTTTGGGATTAGTGGTGTGATTCAAAGTGAAATAGATATTGAAACTGGTAAAAAGTTAACTAAAAGTAAATGTGTATGGCAAGGTTCAGGTGGAAGATACTTAGAAGCACCACATTTATATAAAATAAGTGATTGGTATTATTTGCTTGCTGCAGAAGGTGGAACAGAATTTGGACATATGGTAACTTATGCAAGAGCAAAAAGTCCATATGGACCATTTGAAGATTACCCTAAAAATCCAGTTTTAACGAATAGGAACTTAGGTGGATTTGAAATACAAGGTGTTGGACATGGAGATTTGATTCAAGATAAACATGGAGATTGGTTTCTAATTCATTTAGGATTTCGTCAAATTGGACAATGGGATCCATTTCATCATCTAGGCAGAGAAACATTTATGACACCAGTAAAATTTGATTCCAATGGATGGTTTACTGCGGGTAATAATGGTACTACGGAAGAAGAATATGAAATTAAAGGTAGCTTTATCCAAAAAAATAGGAAAGCCTTTTCGTTTGAAAATACAAATCCTAATTTAGAATGGATTCATTTAAGAGAAAAAAATAAAGATTTTTATCAGTTAGATAATGAAAAGTATATCTTGAGAGGTAATAATAAAACTCTTAATGATTTAAATTCATCTCCAACATTTATTGGCATAAGACAAAAAGATTTTAATGCTTTAATAACATGTAATTTAACTATTGACCATGGTGAAGCAGGAATAACACTTTATATGGATGAAAAGCATCATTATGATTTACTTTTAAAAAAAGAAAAGGGTGTTTTTTCTGTTCAACTAAAAGCAAATATTGGACCAATCAATCATTTAGTTAAAAAAAGTGATATTAAATCTAACAATGTAAAGCTTTTGATTGAAGCAACCAACAATGATTATAAATTTTACTATGATAAGATTTGTGAAGAAACATTTTTGGGATCATTAGATACTAGGTATTTATCGTCAGAAGTAGCCACAGGATTTACAGGAGTAATAATTGGTTTATTTGCACATAGTACAGATAAATCTAACGAAGCTATTTTCAGAAATTTCAAATGCACGTATAAATAA
- a CDS encoding GH36-type glycosyl hydrolase domain-containing protein, whose protein sequence is MKYGQFDDKRKEYVIKEPLTPVPWINYLGNNGYYGLISNTGGGYTFYQDAKLRRLTRYRYNNVPTDFGGRYYYINDGEVTWNPGYLPLKMKLDKYETRHGLGYTIITGEKNGIEVSITYFIPLNDKVEIHVVKVKNKTKKERNIKLFGLVEWALWNAEDDQTNFQRNLNIGEVEVEENTVYHKTEYRERRNHFAYYNVNKEIKGFDTSREAFLGSNYNTWRDAEVIETLKSKNSLASGGSPIASLEVEIGLKPNEEKTLVYQLGYYENKEEEKFESLNVINKREVKKEISKYQDIINVEKAFEELKTFWNETLSKYQINSNNEKFDRMINIWNQYQCMTTFNMSRSASYYESGTGRGMGFRDSCQDILGFVHMIPERSRERIIDLASIQMKDGSTYHQYQPLTKKGNANIGSGFNDDPLWLVAAVSAYIKETNDYTILEEMVPYNNEVGSEEPLFNHLYASIHYTINNKGPHGLPLIGRADWNDCLNLNCFSKNPGESFQTTGNIDSDAESVFIAGMFVKYATEYVEICERTGKHEEASLVKKEIDLMSKAVINHGWDGEWYLRAYDAFGNKVGSNESEEGKIFIEPQGFCTMAEIGGIEYGKKALASVDKYLKNEYGAELLYPAYTKYHLELGEITSYPPGNKENGSVFCHNNPWVVIGYTTIRDGEKAFDLYKRNAPAFIEDKSEIHRTEPYVYSQTIAGRAAKNYGEAKNSWLTGTASWTFVAASAHIVGVRAHYDGLEIDPVLPSEIDNVRVYRRFRDKDFEIQVIKDEKKKGITIVNGKEISGNIVEVIDNVETYDVISYI, encoded by the coding sequence ATGAAATATGGACAATTCGATGATAAGAGAAAAGAATATGTAATAAAAGAACCATTAACACCAGTACCATGGATAAACTATTTAGGAAATAATGGATATTATGGATTAATCTCAAATACAGGTGGAGGGTATACATTTTACCAAGACGCTAAATTAAGAAGACTGACAAGATATCGCTATAATAATGTACCAACTGACTTTGGTGGAAGATATTACTACATAAATGATGGAGAAGTAACATGGAATCCAGGATATCTACCATTAAAGATGAAATTAGATAAATATGAAACAAGACATGGACTAGGATATACGATAATAACAGGAGAAAAAAATGGAATAGAAGTGAGTATAACATATTTTATTCCATTAAATGATAAAGTAGAGATTCATGTAGTAAAAGTAAAAAATAAAACAAAAAAAGAAAGAAACATAAAACTATTTGGATTAGTAGAATGGGCATTATGGAATGCAGAAGATGATCAAACGAATTTCCAAAGAAACCTAAATATAGGGGAAGTAGAAGTAGAAGAAAATACAGTGTATCATAAAACGGAGTATCGTGAAAGAAGAAACCATTTCGCATACTACAATGTAAATAAAGAAATAAAAGGATTTGATACGAGTAGAGAAGCATTTTTAGGAAGCAACTATAATACATGGAGAGATGCAGAAGTAATAGAAACCTTAAAAAGTAAAAATAGTTTAGCAAGTGGAGGTTCACCAATTGCTAGTTTAGAAGTAGAAATTGGATTAAAACCAAACGAAGAAAAAACATTAGTATATCAATTAGGTTACTATGAAAATAAAGAAGAAGAGAAATTCGAAAGTTTAAATGTTATTAATAAAAGAGAAGTAAAGAAAGAAATCAGTAAGTACCAAGATATCATAAATGTTGAGAAAGCATTTGAAGAATTAAAAACATTCTGGAATGAAACACTCTCTAAATACCAAATAAATAGTAATAATGAAAAATTCGATCGAATGATAAATATCTGGAACCAATACCAATGTATGACAACATTTAATATGAGTAGATCAGCAAGTTATTATGAGAGTGGAACAGGGCGAGGTATGGGATTTAGAGATAGCTGTCAAGATATCTTAGGATTTGTTCATATGATACCAGAACGTTCAAGAGAGCGAATTATTGACTTAGCATCTATCCAAATGAAAGATGGAAGTACATATCATCAGTACCAACCACTAACAAAGAAAGGTAATGCAAATATAGGATCAGGATTTAATGATGATCCATTATGGCTAGTAGCTGCAGTATCAGCATACATAAAAGAAACAAACGACTATACAATATTAGAAGAAATGGTTCCATATAATAATGAAGTAGGAAGTGAAGAACCATTATTTAATCACTTATATGCAAGTATCCATTACACAATAAATAATAAAGGACCACATGGATTACCATTAATAGGAAGAGCAGACTGGAATGACTGCTTAAACTTAAACTGTTTTTCTAAGAATCCAGGAGAATCATTTCAAACAACAGGAAATATAGACTCAGATGCAGAAAGTGTATTTATAGCAGGAATGTTTGTAAAATATGCAACTGAATATGTAGAAATCTGTGAGAGAACAGGAAAACATGAAGAAGCAAGTTTAGTTAAAAAAGAAATTGATTTGATGAGTAAGGCAGTAATAAACCATGGTTGGGATGGCGAATGGTATTTAAGAGCATATGACGCATTTGGAAATAAGGTTGGAAGTAATGAGTCTGAAGAAGGAAAGATATTTATAGAACCTCAAGGATTCTGTACAATGGCAGAAATAGGTGGAATAGAATATGGTAAGAAAGCACTAGCTAGTGTAGATAAATACTTGAAGAATGAATATGGAGCAGAATTATTATATCCAGCATACACAAAATATCATTTAGAACTTGGAGAGATAACATCGTATCCACCAGGGAATAAAGAAAATGGAAGTGTGTTCTGTCATAATAATCCATGGGTAGTAATAGGCTATACAACGATAAGAGATGGTGAAAAAGCTTTTGACTTATATAAGAGAAACGCCCCAGCATTTATAGAAGATAAGAGCGAAATACATAGAACAGAACCGTATGTATATAGTCAAACAATTGCAGGAAGAGCTGCAAAGAATTATGGAGAAGCAAAGAACAGTTGGTTAACTGGAACAGCATCATGGACATTTGTAGCAGCAAGTGCACATATAGTTGGAGTAAGAGCACATTATGATGGATTAGAAATAGATCCAGTGTTACCAAGTGAAATAGATAATGTGAGAGTATATCGAAGATTTAGAGATAAAGATTTTGAAATTCAAGTAATAAAAGATGAAAAGAAAAAAGGAATTACAATAGTTAATGGTAAAGAAATAAGTGGAAATATTGTTGAAGTTATAGATAATGTTGAAACTTATGATGTGATATCTTATATATAG
- a CDS encoding carbohydrate ABC transporter permease has protein sequence MKQKNKFLGSRISLYAQRTLIYSLLILMSVIIIFIFYILIINSTRNHVDIQKGISLLPGGAFKLNFDSLIKNQNLKVFTAMRNSLFIALTTAILTTYFSALTAYGIHMYKFKGKKFVHMFIIGIMMVPSQIASIGLVTILYSVGWVDNYWVLILPAIASPATFFFMKQYLQSVLPNEIVESGRMDGASEIGIFHKLVLPIISPALAVQFIFSFVASWNNLFMPNLVLTSQNKRTIPIIISQLTSSSPERFDMGPVYMIMFFAIVPMLIIYLIFSRKIIKGVTLGSVKG, from the coding sequence ATGAAACAAAAGAACAAGTTCTTGGGATCAAGAATTTCACTCTACGCACAAAGAACATTAATATACTCACTTTTAATATTAATGAGTGTAATAATTATTTTTATTTTCTATATTTTAATAATCAATTCAACTAGGAATCACGTAGATATTCAAAAAGGTATCAGTCTTTTACCTGGAGGAGCTTTCAAACTAAATTTTGATTCTTTAATAAAAAATCAAAATCTTAAAGTTTTTACTGCAATGAGAAATAGTTTGTTTATAGCACTTACAACTGCTATATTAACAACATATTTTAGTGCACTTACTGCATATGGTATTCATATGTATAAGTTTAAAGGTAAGAAATTTGTTCATATGTTTATTATAGGAATTATGATGGTTCCTAGTCAAATTGCAAGTATTGGTTTAGTGACAATTCTCTATAGTGTTGGTTGGGTTGATAATTATTGGGTGCTAATTCTTCCAGCTATTGCATCTCCGGCAACATTCTTCTTTATGAAACAATATCTTCAAAGTGTTCTACCAAATGAAATAGTAGAATCGGGAAGAATGGATGGTGCTAGTGAAATTGGAATTTTCCATAAACTAGTGCTACCAATTATTAGTCCCGCACTCGCAGTTCAATTCATATTTAGTTTTGTTGCAAGTTGGAACAATTTATTTATGCCAAATTTAGTATTAACATCTCAAAATAAAAGAACAATTCCAATAATAATATCACAACTAACAAGTTCAAGTCCAGAAAGATTTGATATGGGACCAGTATATATGATAATGTTTTTTGCAATAGTACCGATGTTAATTATATATTTAATTTTCTCAAGAAAGATAATTAAAGGTGTAACACTAGGTAGTGTTAAAGGATAA
- a CDS encoding GH36-type glycosyl hydrolase domain-containing protein gives MKYGQFDDKRKEYVIKEPLTPVPWINYLGNNGYYGLISNTGGGYTFYQDAKLRRLTRYRYNNVPTDFGGRYYYINDGEVTWNPGYLPLKMKLDRYETRHGLGYTIITGEKNGIEVSVTYFIPLNDKVEIHVVKVKNKTNKEKTIKLFGLVEWALWNAEDDQTNFQRNLNIGEVEVEENTVYHKTEYRERRNHFAYYNVNKEIKGFDTSREAFLGSNYNTWRDAEVIETLKSKNSLASGGSPIASLEVELKIAGNSEEEIIYQLGYYENKEDEKFEKTNLINKKGVRKEIKKYHDKKEVKKAFEELNKFWDKTLSNYKIESNNEKFDRMINIWNQYQCMTTFNMSRSASYYESGTGRGMGFRDSCQDILGFVHMIPERSRERIIDLASIQMKDGSTYHQYQPLTKKGNANIGSGFNDDPLWLVAAVSAYIKETNDYTILEEMVPYNNEVGSEEPLFNHLYASIHYTINNKGPHGLPLIGRADWNDCLNLNCFSKNPGESFQTTGNIDSDAESVFIAGMFVKYATEYVEICERTGKHEEASLVKKEIDLMSKAVINHGWDGEWYLRAYDAFGNKVGSNESEEGKIFIEPQGFCTMAEIGGIEYGKKALASVDKYLKNEYGAELLYPAYTKYHLELGEITSYPPGNKENGSVFCHNNPWVVIGYTTIRDGEKAFDLYKRNAPAFIEDKSEIHRTEPYVYSQTIAGRAAKNYGEAKNSWLTGTASWTFVAASAHIVGVRAHYDGLEIDPVLPSEIDNVRVYRRFRDKDFDITIIKDSKRKGTMVINGEELKINIVPLKGSIDTYKVIKYI, from the coding sequence ATGAAATATGGACAATTCGATGATAAGAGAAAAGAATATGTAATAAAAGAACCATTAACACCAGTGCCATGGATAAACTATTTAGGAAATAATGGATATTATGGATTAATCTCAAATACAGGTGGAGGGTATACATTTTACCAAGACGCTAAATTAAGAAGACTGACAAGATATCGCTATAATAATGTACCAACTGACTTTGGTGGAAGATATTACTACATAAATGATGGAGAAGTAACATGGAATCCAGGATATCTACCATTAAAGATGAAACTAGATAGATATGAAACAAGACATGGACTAGGATATACAATAATAACAGGTGAAAAAAATGGAATAGAAGTGAGTGTAACATATTTTATTCCATTAAATGATAAAGTAGAGATACATGTAGTAAAAGTAAAAAATAAAACAAATAAAGAAAAGACTATAAAACTATTTGGACTAGTAGAATGGGCATTGTGGAATGCAGAAGATGATCAAACGAATTTCCAAAGAAACCTAAATATAGGTGAAGTAGAAGTAGAAGAAAATACAGTGTATCATAAAACAGAGTATCGTGAAAGAAGAAATCATTTTGCATACTACAATGTAAATAAAGAAATCAAAGGATTTGATACGAGTAGAGAAGCATTTTTAGGAAGTAACTATAATACATGGAGAGATGCAGAAGTAATAGAAACCCTAAAAAGTAAAAATAGTTTAGCAAGTGGTGGTTCACCAATTGCTAGTTTAGAAGTTGAGCTAAAAATAGCAGGAAATAGTGAAGAAGAAATAATATATCAATTAGGATATTATGAGAATAAAGAAGATGAAAAGTTTGAAAAAACAAACCTAATAAATAAAAAAGGTGTAAGAAAAGAAATAAAAAAATATCATGACAAAAAAGAAGTGAAAAAAGCGTTTGAAGAGTTAAATAAGTTCTGGGATAAGACATTAAGTAACTATAAGATAGAAAGTAATAACGAAAAATTCGATCGAATGATAAATATCTGGAACCAATACCAATGTATGACAACATTCAATATGAGTAGATCAGCAAGTTACTATGAGAGTGGAACAGGGCGAGGTATGGGATTTAGAGATAGCTGTCAAGATATCTTAGGATTTGTTCATATGATACCAGAACGTTCAAGAGAGCGAATTATTGACTTAGCATCTATCCAAATGAAAGATGGAAGTACATATCATCAGTACCAACCACTAACAAAGAAAGGTAATGCAAATATAGGATCAGGATTTAATGATGATCCATTATGGCTAGTAGCTGCAGTATCAGCATACATAAAAGAAACAAACGACTATACAATATTAGAAGAAATGGTTCCATATAATAATGAAGTAGGAAGTGAAGAACCATTATTTAATCACTTATATGCAAGTATCCATTACACAATAAATAATAAAGGACCACATGGATTACCATTAATAGGAAGAGCAGACTGGAATGACTGCTTAAACTTAAACTGTTTTTCTAAGAATCCAGGAGAATCATTTCAAACAACAGGAAATATAGACTCAGATGCAGAAAGTGTATTTATAGCAGGAATGTTTGTAAAATATGCAACTGAATATGTAGAAATCTGTGAGAGAACAGGAAAACATGAAGAAGCAAGTTTAGTTAAAAAAGAAATTGATTTGATGAGTAAGGCAGTAATAAACCATGGTTGGGATGGCGAATGGTATTTAAGAGCATATGACGCCTTTGGAAATAAGGTAGGAAGTAATGAATCTGAAGAAGGAAAGATATTCATAGAGCCACAAGGATTCTGTACAATGGCAGAAATAGGTGGAATAGAATATGGTAAGAAAGCATTAGCAAGTGTAGATAAATACTTGAAGAATGAATATGGAGCAGAATTATTATATCCAGCATACACAAAATATCATTTAGAACTTGGAGAGATAACATCGTATCCACCAGGGAATAAAGAAAATGGAAGTGTGTTCTGTCATAATAATCCATGGGTAGTAATAGGATATACAACGATAAGAGATGGAGAAAAAGCCTTTGACTTATATAAGCGAAACGCACCAGCATTTATAGAAGATAAGAGCGAAATACATAGAACAGAACCGTATGTATATAGTCAAACAATTGCAGGAAGAGCTGCAAAGAATTATGGAGAAGCAAAGAACAGTTGGTTAACTGGAACAGCATCATGGACATTTGTAGCAGCAAGTGCACATATAGTTGGAGTAAGAGCACATTATGATGGATTAGAAATAGATCCAGTGTTACCAAGTGAAATAGATAATGTGAGAGTATATCGAAGATTTAGAGATAAAGATTTTGATATAACGATTATTAAAGATAGTAAAAGAAAAGGAACTATGGTTATTAATGGAGAAGAACTTAAAATAAATATAGTACCATTAAAAGGTAGTATCGACACATATAAGGTTATTAAATATATTTAA
- a CDS encoding carbohydrate ABC transporter permease: MKKRQTRINYDKWGRRFVLPFIIIYVVFSLIPLLSTFYYSFFEYYYRFGGAQKVGPNFIGLGNYITVFTEGKFFKYFGNTMIVWLMGFIPQIVISLLLALWFTSNRLKIKAQGTFKTIIYMPNLVMAAAFSLLIQLLFSTNGPINTLLTNSGLINEGIKFLDRTFTVRSLVAFMNFLMWFGNTTILLMAGIMGIDQSVIESAQVDGASSTQTFFKIVLPLLKPILLFVLVTSLIGGVQMFDIPQIFTEGKGGPNSSVLTIIMYINALMAPSKQYGLAGAVSVVLFIITVLLSVIMYVLTNSDEIKEKREIKKMNKGVKTK; encoded by the coding sequence ATGAAAAAAAGACAAACTAGAATAAACTACGATAAATGGGGAAGAAGATTTGTTTTACCATTTATTATTATATACGTTGTTTTTTCTTTAATTCCATTATTGTCAACTTTCTACTACAGTTTTTTTGAGTATTACTATAGATTTGGTGGTGCACAAAAAGTTGGTCCGAATTTTATAGGTTTAGGAAACTACATAACAGTTTTTACTGAAGGAAAGTTTTTTAAATACTTTGGAAATACAATGATTGTTTGGTTAATGGGATTCATCCCGCAAATAGTTATTTCGTTGTTACTAGCCTTATGGTTTACAAGTAATAGATTAAAAATAAAAGCACAAGGGACATTTAAAACAATTATATATATGCCAAACCTTGTAATGGCAGCAGCATTTTCACTATTAATTCAATTGTTGTTTTCAACAAATGGACCAATAAATACATTATTAACTAATAGTGGACTTATAAATGAAGGAATTAAATTCTTAGATAGGACATTTACAGTTAGAAGTTTAGTAGCATTTATGAATTTCCTAATGTGGTTTGGAAATACAACGATACTACTTATGGCGGGAATTATGGGAATTGATCAATCAGTTATTGAGTCTGCACAAGTTGATGGAGCTAGTAGTACACAAACATTCTTTAAAATAGTATTACCACTTTTAAAACCAATATTATTATTTGTACTTGTTACATCATTAATTGGTGGTGTTCAAATGTTTGATATTCCACAAATATTTACTGAAGGTAAAGGTGGACCAAATAGTTCTGTATTAACAATCATTATGTATATTAACGCCTTAATGGCACCAAGTAAACAATATGGATTAGCGGGTGCTGTATCAGTAGTTCTATTTATTATTACTGTTTTATTAAGTGTGATAATGTATGTATTAACAAATTCTGATGAAATTAAAGAAAAAAGAGAAATTAAGAAAATGAATAAAGGGGTGAAGACAAAATGA